From the genome of Eucalyptus grandis isolate ANBG69807.140 chromosome 2, ASM1654582v1, whole genome shotgun sequence, one region includes:
- the LOC104434791 gene encoding dynamin-related protein 4C isoform X3 — MGDDQALFCSEPEPKPKPPLVSHVPPLVASYNDRMRPLLDAIDRLRNLMVMEEGIHLPTIVVIGDQSSGKSSVLESLVGINLPRGQGICTRVPLIIQLQDSPQADRPELYLDFNGKVIPTEEENIAKAINDATDEIADHGKDVLNAPLTLVIKKYGIPDLTMIDLPGITRVPVHGQPENIYEQISEMIMEYIRPEESIILNVLSATVDFSTCESIRMSQMVDKTGRRTLAVVTKADKAPEGLLEKVTADDVNVGLGYVCVRSRIGAETYEEARLEEAKLFDTHPLLCKIDKSIVGVPVLAQNLTQIQATIIAKYLPEIVMKINDKLDANVAELKSMPKNLSSIEDAMMAFMEIMGLAKESLRKVLLRGELDEYPDEKGMHCPARLVEMLNQYYNELRNYTENTLTTNFLLEEIEVLEEAKGIGLPDVLPHTAFSFCLQQKMKEISSKLPSLVVRVWDYIEGVVIQSLMRHSQNYPQLQSWARRVTSSLIKKMKGKTMNRMAKIVEMEKLTDYTCNPEYLLERNKLMTQQDTFVNKYLISYSIDLQGMGNVSVSHLWSRNQQLIRQAFDLKMRMTAYWKIVLRRFVDLVALHLHFSVQNLVNKEMEKEIRGERMGRSIKRMMEEMPEVAEKREKLNRSIKRLRESAEVMAEFMDRIATDGDDND, encoded by the exons ATGGGTGACGACCAGGCTCTTTTCTGCAGTGAACCCgaacccaaacccaaacccCCGTTGGTTTCCCACGTGCCGCCACTCGTTGCCTCCTACAACGACCGGATGCGCCCCCTGCTTGATGCAATCGACAGGCTGCGAAACCTCATGGTCATGGAGGAGGGCATCCATCTCCCCACCATTGTCGTCATTGGCGACCAGTCCTCAGGCAAGTCGAGCGTCCTCGAGTCCCTCGTCGGCATCAACTTGCCGCGGGGGCAGGGCATTTGCACGCGCGTCCCTCTCATCATTCAACTCCAGGACAGCCCTCAAGCCGATCGCCCTGAGCTCTACCTCGACTTCAATGGCAAAGTCATCCCAACCGAGGAGGAGAACATCGCCAAGGCCATAAATGATGCCACTGACGAGATTGCGGATCATGGGAAGGATGTCTTGAACGCGCCGCTGACTCTGGTCATCAAGAAATACGGCATCCCAGACTTGACCATGATCGACTTGCCTGGAATCACGAGAGTCCCCGTGCACGGCCAGCCTGAGAACATCTACGAGCAGATCTCGGAGATGATCATGGAGTACATAAGGCCTGAGGAGAGCATCATCCTCAATGTCTTGTCCGCGACGGTTGACTTCTCCACTTGCGAGTCCATACGGATGTCGCAA ATGGTGGATAAGACCGGCAGGAGGACGCTGGCGGTCGTCACAAAGGCTGATAAAGCTCCAGAGGGATTGCTTGAGAAGGTGACGGCTGATGATGTTAATGTAGGGCTTGGCTATGTGTGTGTGAGGAGCAGGATTGGTGCCGAGACCTACGAAGAAGCGAGGCTGGAAGAGGCGAAGCTGTTTGACACACACCCTCTGCTGTGCAAGATCGACAAGTCCATTGTCGGTGTGCCTGTCTTGGCACAAAATCTAACGCAGATTCAAGCCACCATCATTGCCAAGTATTTGCCTGAGATCGTCATGAAGATCAATGACAAGCTGGACGCAAACGTCGCGGAGCTTAAGAGCATGCCCAAGAATCTGTCCTCCATCGAGGATGCGATGATGGCCTTCATGGAGATCATGGGGTTGGCGAAGGAGTCGCTGAGGAAAGTCTTGCTGAGAGGCGAGTTAGACGAGTACCCGGACGAGAAGGGCATGCACTGCCCTGCCAGGCTGGTGGAGATGCTGAACCAATACTACAATGAGCTCCGAAACTACACCGAGAACACCCTGACGACTAACTTCTTGTTGGAGGAAATAGAGGTCTTGGAAGAGGCCAAAGGGATCGGCCTCCCGGACGTCCTCCCTCACAccgccttttctttttgtttgcagCAGAAGATGAAGGAGATATCAAGCAAGCTGCCGAGTCTCGTGGTTCGCGTTTGGGACTACATTGAGGGAGTTGTGATTCAGTCATTGATGCGACACTCACAGAATTATCCTCAGCTGCAGTCGTGGGCGAGACGAGTGACGTCCAGTCTTATCAAGAAGATGAAGGGGAAGACGATGAATAG GATGGCGAAGATTGTTGAAATGGAGAAGCTCACTGACTACACTTGCAACCCTGAGTACCTGTTGGAACGGAACAAGTTGATGACCCAGCAGGACACGTTCGTGAACAAGTATTTAATATCGTACAGCATTGACCTCCAGGGGATGGGGAATGTCAGCGTGAGCCATCTGTGGAGTCGCAACCAGCAGCTGATTCGGCAGGCGTTCGAtctgaagatgaggatgaccgCATACTGGAAGATTGTGCTGAGGAGGTTTGTGGACTTGGTGGCACTGCATCTGCATTTCAGCGTGCAGAACCTGGTGaacaaggagatggagaaggagattCGGGGTGAGCGGATGGGGCGCAGCATCAAGAGGATGATGGAGGAAATGCCGGAGGTGGCGGAGAAGCGTGAGAAGCTGAACAGGAGCATCAAGCGGTTGAGGGAGTCTGCGGAGGTGATGGCCGAGTTCATGGACCGGATCGCTACCGACGGCGACGACAATGATTAA
- the LOC104434791 gene encoding dynamin-related protein 4C isoform X1 — protein sequence MGDDQALFCSEPEPKPKPPLVSHVPPLVASYNDRMRPLLDAIDRLRNLMVMEEGIHLPTIVVIGDQSSGKSSVLESLVGINLPRGQGICTRVPLIIQLQDSPQADRPELYLDFNGKVIPTEEENIAKAINDATDEIADHGKDVLNAPLTLVIKKYGIPDLTMIDLPGITRVPVHGQPENIYEQISEMIMEYIRPEESIILNVLSATVDFSTCESIRMSQMVDKTGRRTLAVVTKADKAPEGLLEKVTADDVNVGLGYVCVRSRIGAETYEEARLEEAKLFDTHPLLCKIDKSIVGVPVLAQNLTQIQATIIAKYLPEIVMKINDKLDANVAELKSMPKNLSSIEDAMMAFMEIMGLAKESLRKVLLRGELDEYPDEKGMHCPARLVEMLNQYYNELRNYTENTLTTNFLLEEIEVLEEAKGIGLPDVLPHTAFSFCLQQKMKEISSKLPSLVVRVWDYIEGVVIQSLMRHSQNYPQLQSWARRVTSSLIKKMKGKTMNRLMKIVEMEKLTDYTCNPEYLLERNKLMAQQDHFFNYYKSLSNIHIEGLGTVNPVHLRNHNHQLVRQAFHLKMRMTPYWKIALRRFVDTVALHLRFSVHNLVNKEMEKEIRRELSGPGIKRMMEEKPEMAEKREKLNRNIKLLRESAEVVAQFMNRIATDGD from the exons ATGGGTGACGACCAGGCTCTTTTCTGCAGTGAACCCgaacccaaacccaaacccCCGTTGGTTTCCCACGTGCCGCCACTCGTTGCCTCCTACAACGACCGGATGCGCCCCCTGCTTGATGCAATCGACAGGCTGCGAAACCTCATGGTCATGGAGGAGGGCATCCATCTCCCCACCATTGTCGTCATTGGCGACCAGTCCTCAGGCAAGTCGAGCGTCCTCGAGTCCCTCGTCGGCATCAACTTGCCGCGGGGGCAGGGCATTTGCACGCGCGTCCCTCTCATCATTCAACTCCAGGACAGCCCTCAAGCCGATCGCCCTGAGCTCTACCTCGACTTCAATGGCAAAGTCATCCCAACCGAGGAGGAGAACATCGCCAAGGCCATAAATGATGCCACTGACGAGATTGCGGATCATGGGAAGGATGTCTTGAACGCGCCGCTGACTCTGGTCATCAAGAAATACGGCATCCCAGACTTGACCATGATCGACTTGCCTGGAATCACGAGAGTCCCCGTGCACGGCCAGCCTGAGAACATCTACGAGCAGATCTCGGAGATGATCATGGAGTACATAAGGCCTGAGGAGAGCATCATCCTCAATGTCTTGTCCGCGACGGTTGACTTCTCCACTTGCGAGTCCATACGGATGTCGCAA ATGGTGGATAAGACCGGCAGGAGGACGCTGGCGGTCGTCACAAAGGCTGATAAAGCTCCAGAGGGATTGCTTGAGAAGGTGACGGCTGATGATGTTAATGTAGGGCTTGGCTATGTGTGTGTGAGGAGCAGGATTGGTGCCGAGACCTACGAAGAAGCGAGGCTGGAAGAGGCGAAGCTGTTTGACACACACCCTCTGCTGTGCAAGATCGACAAGTCCATTGTCGGTGTGCCTGTCTTGGCACAAAATCTAACGCAGATTCAAGCCACCATCATTGCCAAGTATTTGCCTGAGATCGTCATGAAGATCAATGACAAGCTGGACGCAAACGTCGCGGAGCTTAAGAGCATGCCCAAGAATCTGTCCTCCATCGAGGATGCGATGATGGCCTTCATGGAGATCATGGGGTTGGCGAAGGAGTCGCTGAGGAAAGTCTTGCTGAGAGGCGAGTTAGACGAGTACCCGGACGAGAAGGGCATGCACTGCCCTGCCAGGCTGGTGGAGATGCTGAACCAATACTACAATGAGCTCCGAAACTACACCGAGAACACCCTGACGACTAACTTCTTGTTGGAGGAAATAGAGGTCTTGGAAGAGGCCAAAGGGATCGGCCTCCCGGACGTCCTCCCTCACAccgccttttctttttgtttgcagCAGAAGATGAAGGAGATATCAAGCAAGCTGCCGAGTCTCGTGGTTCGCGTTTGGGACTACATTGAGGGAGTTGTGATTCAGTCATTGATGCGACACTCACAGAATTATCCTCAGCTGCAGTCGTGGGCGAGACGAGTGACGTCCAGTCTTATCAAGAAGATGAAGGGGAAGACGATGAATAGGTTGATGAAGATTGTTGAAATGGAGAAGCTCACTGACTACACTTGCAACCCTGAGTACCTGTTGGAGCGGAACAAGTTGATGGCCCAGCAGGACCATTTCTTTAATTACTACAAAAGCTTGAGCAACATTCACATCGAGGGGTTAGGCACTGTGAATCCAGTCCATCTGCGTAATCACAACCACCAGCTGGTTCGGCAGGCGTTCCAtctgaagatgaggatgacccCATACTGGAAGATTGCGCTGAGGAGGTTTGTCGATACGGTGGCCCTGCATCTGCGGTTCAGTGTGCACAACTTGGTGaacaaggagatggagaaggagattAGGCGTGAGCTGAGTGGGCCCGGCATCAAGAGGATGATGGAGGAAAAGCCGGAGATGGCGGAGAAGCGCGAGAAGCTGAACAGGAATATCAAGCTGTTGAGGGAGTCTGCGGAGGTGGTGGCCCAGTTCATGAACCGGATCGCTACCGATGGCGATTAA
- the LOC104434791 gene encoding dynamin-related protein 4C isoform X4: MGDDQALFCSEPEPKPKPPLVSHVPPLVASYNDRMRPLLDAIDRLRNLMVMEEGIHLPTIVVIGDQSSGKSSVLESLVGINLPRGQGICTRVPLIIQLQDSPQADRPELYLDFNGKVIPTEEENIAKAINDATDEIADHGKDVLNAPLTLVIKKYGIPDLTMIDLPGITRVPVHGQPENIYEQISEMIMEYIRPEESIILNVLSATVDFSTCESIRMSQMVDKTGRRTLAVVTKADKAPEGLLEKVTADDVNVGLGYVCVRSRIGAETYEEARLEEAKLFDTHPLLCKIDKSIVGVPVLAQNLTQIQATIIAKYLPEIVMKINDKLDANVAELKSMPKNLSSIEDAMMAFMEIMGLAKESLRKVLLRGELDEYPDEKGMHCPARLVEMLNQYYNELRNYTENTLTTNFLLEEIEVLEEVRGINLPDVLPSTAFLILLQRKLKGISSQLPGFVVRVSDCIEGAVIRVLMQHSENYPQLQSSTRRATSNLINKMKGKMANRMAKIVEMEKLTDYTCNPEYLLERNKLMTQQDTFVNKYLISYSIDLQGMGNVSVSHLWSRNQQLIRQAFDLKMRMTAYWKIVLRRFVDLVALHLHFSVQNLVNKEMEKEIRGERMGRSIKRMMEEMPEVAEKREKLNRSIKRLRESAEVMAEFMDRIATDGDDND, encoded by the exons ATGGGTGACGACCAGGCTCTTTTCTGCAGTGAACCCgaacccaaacccaaacccCCGTTGGTTTCCCACGTGCCGCCACTCGTTGCCTCCTACAACGACCGGATGCGCCCCCTGCTTGATGCAATCGACAGGCTGCGAAACCTCATGGTCATGGAGGAGGGCATCCATCTCCCCACCATTGTCGTCATTGGCGACCAGTCCTCAGGCAAGTCGAGCGTCCTCGAGTCCCTCGTCGGCATCAACTTGCCGCGGGGGCAGGGCATTTGCACGCGCGTCCCTCTCATCATTCAACTCCAGGACAGCCCTCAAGCCGATCGCCCTGAGCTCTACCTCGACTTCAATGGCAAAGTCATCCCAACCGAGGAGGAGAACATCGCCAAGGCCATAAATGATGCCACTGACGAGATTGCGGATCATGGGAAGGATGTCTTGAACGCGCCGCTGACTCTGGTCATCAAGAAATACGGCATCCCAGACTTGACCATGATCGACTTGCCTGGAATCACGAGAGTCCCCGTGCACGGCCAGCCTGAGAACATCTACGAGCAGATCTCGGAGATGATCATGGAGTACATAAGGCCTGAGGAGAGCATCATCCTCAATGTCTTGTCCGCGACGGTTGACTTCTCCACTTGCGAGTCCATACGGATGTCGCAA ATGGTGGATAAGACCGGCAGGAGGACGCTGGCGGTCGTCACAAAGGCTGATAAAGCTCCAGAGGGATTGCTTGAGAAGGTGACGGCTGATGATGTTAATGTAGGGCTTGGCTATGTGTGTGTGAGGAGCAGGATTGGTGCCGAGACCTACGAAGAAGCGAGGCTGGAAGAGGCGAAGCTGTTTGACACACACCCTCTGCTGTGCAAGATCGACAAGTCCATTGTCGGTGTGCCTGTCTTGGCACAAAATCTAACGCAGATTCAAGCCACCATCATTGCCAAGTATTTGCCTGAGATCGTCATGAAGATCAATGACAAGCTGGACGCAAACGTCGCGGAGCTTAAGAGCATGCCCAAGAATCTGTCCTCCATCGAGGATGCGATGATGGCCTTCATGGAGATCATGGGGTTGGCGAAGGAGTCGCTGAGGAAAGTCTTGCTGAGAGGCGAGTTAGACGAGTACCCGGACGAGAAGGGCATGCACTGCCCTGCCAGGCTGGTGGAGATGCTGAACCAATACTACAATGAGCTCCGAAACTACACCGAGAACACCCTGACGACTAACTTCTTGTTGGAGGAAATAGAG GTCTTGGAAGAGGTTAGAGGGATTAACCTCCCGGACGTCCTCCCTTCCACCGCCTTTCTCATCCTTTTGCAGCGGAAACTGAAGGGGATATCCAGCCAGCTGCCGGGTTTTGTGGTTCGAGTTTCGGACTGCATTGAGGGAGCTGTGATTCGGGTGTTAATGCAACACTCAGAGAATTACCCTCAGCTGCAGTCGTCGACGAGACGAGCAACGTCCAATCTGATCAACAAGATGAAGGGGAAGATGGCGAATAGGATGGCGAAGATTGTTGAAATGGAGAAGCTCACTGACTACACTTGCAACCCTGAGTACCTGTTGGAACGGAACAAGTTGATGACCCAGCAGGACACGTTCGTGAACAAGTATTTAATATCGTACAGCATTGACCTCCAGGGGATGGGGAATGTCAGCGTGAGCCATCTGTGGAGTCGCAACCAGCAGCTGATTCGGCAGGCGTTCGAtctgaagatgaggatgaccgCATACTGGAAGATTGTGCTGAGGAGGTTTGTGGACTTGGTGGCACTGCATCTGCATTTCAGCGTGCAGAACCTGGTGaacaaggagatggagaaggagattCGGGGTGAGCGGATGGGGCGCAGCATCAAGAGGATGATGGAGGAAATGCCGGAGGTGGCGGAGAAGCGTGAGAAGCTGAACAGGAGCATCAAGCGGTTGAGGGAGTCTGCGGAGGTGATGGCCGAGTTCATGGACCGGATCGCTACCGACGGCGACGACAATGATTAA
- the LOC104426785 gene encoding CBS domain-containing protein CBSX6, translated as MASVFIYHVVGDLTVGKPELVEFVETDTIELAIAAIGESTEGGIPVWKRRLLPGSVVESGEMRQQRFVGILDSLDIVTFLARSECLQDQERAMKTPVSEVVVPSSSLLRLVDPGTRLIDALEMTKQGVKRLLVPKSTVWRGMSKRFSILYNGKWLKNNSSSNLAVNTNRPSSSSTTFIRDKFCCLSREDILRFLIGCLGALAPLPLSSISSLGAVNPNYSSVDASSLAIEVTGKRPQDPRALAVVENSPDGEHKIIGEISASRLWKCDYVAAAWALANLSAGQFVMGVEDNVTPRSLPEIQVNNSKVGPSNGMANGVGSNRLRKFSSRSIGFFSNPTSTSFGASRSMYRGRSAPLTCKVTSSLAAVMAQMLSHRATHVWVTESESEDILVGVVGYADILVAVTKQQPPSIPSNRSVEGLATGSEIQS; from the exons ATGGCCTCGGTGTTTATATACCATGTGGTTGGCGATTTAACTGTGGGGAAGCCTGAGCTGGTGGAGTTCGTCGAGACGGACACAATCGAGTTGGCGATAGCGGCGATTGGTGAGTCGACGGAAGGAGGGATACCCGTGTGGAAGAGGAGATTGTTGCCTGGAAGTGTGGTCGAGAGCGGTGAGATGAGGCAGCAGAGGTTTGTGGGTATCTTGGATTCTCTTGACATTGTCACTTTTTTGGCGAGGAGTGAGTGTTTGCAAGATCAGGAGAGAGCCATGAAGACCCCTGTGTCTGAGGTTGTTGTCCCCAGTAGTTCTTTGCTGAGATTGGTTGATCCTGGAACAAG ACTGATTGATGCACTGGAGATGACAAAGCAGGGAGTGAAGCGTCTTCTTGTCCCGAAGAGCACTGTGTGGAGAGGCATGAGCAAaagattctcaattttgtaCAATGGCAAGTGGCTTAAgaacaacagcagcagcaatCTTGCTGTCAATACCAACCGGCCTTCCTCATCTTCCACAACCTTTATCCGTGACAAGTTTTGTTGCCTTTCCAGAGAAGACATCCTTAGATTCCTCATCGGTTGCCTAGGTGCACTCGCGCCATTGCCCCTTTCTTCCATCTCATCCCTTGGAGCTGTCAATCCTAACTACAGTTCTGTGGATGCCTCTTCACTGGCCATCGAAGTGACTGGGAAGCGACCTCAAGACCCCAGAGCGCTTGCTGTCGTGGAGAATTCACCAGACGGCGAACACAAGATAATTGGTGAGATTTCAGCCTCGAGACTGTGGAAATGTGACTATGTTGCCGCAGCATGGGCTTTAGCCAATCTCTCTGCTGGTCAGTTTGTGATGGGGGTTGAAGATAATGTGACTCCAAGGTCACTGCCTGAAATTCAAGTCAACAACTCAAAAGTTGGACCCAGTAATGGTATGGCCAATGGAGTTGGGTCAAACCGACTGAGGAAGTTCAGCAGTAGGAGCATTGGGTTCTTCAGCAACCCAACAAGCACGAGTTTTGGCGCTAGTAGGAGCATGTATAGGGGAAGAAGTGCACCCTTGACATGTAAGGTCACGAGTTCATTAGCTGCAGTAATGGCTCAAATGTTGTCTCATAGGGCCACTCACGTGTGGGTGACCGAGTCTGAGAGTGAAGACATACTAGTCGGGGTGGTGGGTTATGCGGACATTCTGGTTGCTGTGACGAAGCAACAACCACCTAGTATTCCATCAAATCGATCTGTCGAAGGACTTGCAACAGGATCAGAGATTCAGAGCTGA
- the LOC104434791 gene encoding dynamin-related protein 4C isoform X2 → MSNDRIRPQLDVIDRLRNLMVMNEGIHLPTIVVIGDQSSGKSSVLESLAGIKLPQEQGICTRVPLIVRLQDNPQADRPELYLDFNGKFVPTNEDDVAKAINNATDEIACNGKGVSNTPLTLVIKKYGVPDLTMVDLPEITKVPVQGQPENIYEQISEMIMEYIRPEESIILNVLSATVDFSTCESIRMSQMVDKSGERTLAVVTKADEAPDSLLEKVTAYDINIGLGYVCVRSRIGDETYEEATLEEAKLFDTHPLLCKIDKSNVGVLALAHKLTQIQATIIAKYLPQIVMKINDKLEANVAELKRMPENLSSVEDAMMAFMEILGLAKESLRKVLLRGEIDEYRDEKDMHCTARLVEMLNQYYDELQKSTGSNLTGSFLLEEIEVLEEVRGINLPDVLPSTAFLILLQRKLKGISSQLPGFVVRVSDCIEGAVIRVLMQHSENYPQLQSSTRRATSNLINKMKGKMANRMAKIVEMEKLTDYTCNPEYLLERNKLMTQQDTFVNKYLISYSIDLQGMGNVSVSHLWSRNQQLIRQAFDLKMRMTAYWKIVLRRFVDLVALHLHFSVQNLVNKEMEKEIRGERMGRSIKRMMEEMPEVAEKREKLNRSIKRLRESAEVMAEFMDRIATDGDDND, encoded by the exons ATGAGCAACGACCGGATCCGTCCCCAGCTCGATGTAATCGATAGGCTGCGAAACCTCATGGTCATGAACGAGGGCATCCATCTCCCCACCATCGTCGTCATCGGCGACCAATCCTCAGGCAAGTCAAGTGTCCTCGAGTCCCTCGCTGGCATCAAACTGCCGCAGGAGCAGGGTATCTGCACGCGCGTTCCTCTCATCGTGCGACTCCAAGACAACCCTCAAGCCGATCGCCCTGAGCTCTACCTGGATTTCAACGGCAAATTCGTTCCCACCAATGAGGACGACGTTGCCAAGGCCATTAATAATGCCACCGACGAGATCGCATGTAATGGGAAGGGTGTATCGAACACGCCGCTGACTCTGGTCATCAAGAAATACGGCGTCCCAGACTTGACCATGGTCGACTTGCCTGAAATCACGAAAGTGCCCGTGCAGGGCCAGCCTGAGAACATCTACGAGCAGATCTCGGAGATGATCATGGAGTACATAAGGCCTGAGGAGAGTATTATTCTCAATGTCTTGTCCGCTACCGTTGACTTCTCCACTTGCGAGTCCATAAGGATGTCGCAA ATGGTGGACAAGAGCGGCGAGAGGACTCTGGCCGTCGTCACAAAGGCTGATGAAGCTCCGGACAGCTTGCTGGAGAAGGTGACGGCTTATGATATCAATATAGGGCTTGGTTATGTGTGTGTGAGGAGCAGGATTGGTGACGAGACCTATGAAGAAGCGACGCTGGAAGAGGCGAAGCTGTTCGACACGCACCCTCTGCTGTGTAAGATTGACAAGTCCAACGTTGGTGTGCTTGCCTTGGCACACAAGCTGACGCAGATTCAAGCCACCATCATTGCCAAGTATTTGCCCCAGATCGTCATGAAGATCAACGACAAGCTGGAAGCAAACGTCGCCGAACTTAAGAGGATGCCTGAGAATCTGTCCTCGGTCGAGGACGCCATGATGGCCTTCATGGAGATCTTAGGGTTGGCGAAGGAGTCGCTGAGGAAAGTCTTGCTGAGAGGCGAGATAGACGAGTACCGTGACGAGAAGGACATGCACTGCACTGCCAGGCTGGTGGAGATGCTGAATCAATACTACGATGAGCTCCAAAAAAGCACCGGGAGCAACTTGACGGGTAGCTTCTTGTTGGAGGAAATAGAGGTCTTGGAAGAGGTTAGAGGGATTAACCTCCCGGACGTCCTCCCTTCCACCGCCTTTCTCATCCTTTTGCAGCGGAAACTGAAGGGGATATCCAGCCAGCTGCCGGGTTTTGTGGTTCGAGTTTCGGACTGCATTGAGGGAGCTGTGATTCGGGTGTTAATGCAACACTCAGAGAATTACCCTCAGCTGCAGTCGTCGACGAGACGAGCAACGTCCAATCTGATCAACAAGATGAAGGGGAAGATGGCGAATAGGATGGCGAAGATTGTTGAAATGGAGAAGCTCACTGACTACACTTGCAACCCTGAGTACCTGTTGGAACGGAACAAGTTGATGACCCAGCAGGACACGTTCGTGAACAAGTATTTAATATCGTACAGCATTGACCTCCAGGGGATGGGGAATGTCAGCGTGAGCCATCTGTGGAGTCGCAACCAGCAGCTGATTCGGCAGGCGTTCGAtctgaagatgaggatgaccgCATACTGGAAGATTGTGCTGAGGAGGTTTGTGGACTTGGTGGCACTGCATCTGCATTTCAGCGTGCAGAACCTGGTGaacaaggagatggagaaggagattCGGGGTGAGCGGATGGGGCGCAGCATCAAGAGGATGATGGAGGAAATGCCGGAGGTGGCGGAGAAGCGTGAGAAGCTGAACAGGAGCATCAAGCGGTTGAGGGAGTCTGCGGAGGTGATGGCCGAGTTCATGGACCGGATCGCTACCGACGGCGACGACAATGATTAA